A window of Salvia splendens isolate huo1 chromosome 8, SspV2, whole genome shotgun sequence genomic DNA:
ACgatccaaaatgaaaattagCAACTTTTATtcggggatggagggagtatatgatttagagagtacttttttatttttccaaagaATCGACGTGGCTTGCACCTTCTTCATGTGTCGTGTTTGTATTCTACCTTAAATTTTCTAACATACTCCCAAACTCACGTGCTTCCATTTATGTGGCCAAATCTTAGATGATACGGATAGGATTGATAGATGTGAAGACAAGTACCTAGATCTAGAGAAGAAGACAAAAATTTCTATCTTTCCCAAGATTAAGGAGAGAATCACTCATCCATCCAAATTGATAAACACCAATTAAATTTGTGTCTCTAACGGTGTTTCATCAACCGTGAAAAGTgtttacaacaaaaaaatcatcCATTCAAATTATCTCCAGGGAAAATTGGAAACCAACCTGAAATTGGCGAGTAGAGAAGTAAGTGTGGTGTGTCCATGGTTCGAGCGAGGCATGAGAGTTATCTCCTTGGTTATGTCTATAGCTTAGCCATGAGCTCCGTGTGTTGAAAGTATAGCGTCATGAAGTTGTTCCTTTAGGCTCTGTTTGGTATCATAGAATTGGACATGCGGAATTGGATTTGAAGCATCCAATTCCAAATCTAATGTTCGGTACTACAAAATGTttcgatttggaattgaattacaattccAATATCTCCCAACTCCACGATTTGAATTCAATATGAAAAGTAGATAAttggaatttcaaattttaaataataataaaactgcACTGTCACACACCACCTCCCCCCACACACCCGCGTACACACATAAATATACTTGGACACACACACACCTGCACACCTAAACACATATACGCACATATGCCTGAacacttaagagcatccacattggtgctcttgcggaagagcagaCGCCGTTCCGACGACGCGGCGAGTACCATGCttgccgctgtgctcttgccgacggcacgacccTGCTCGATAGCAAGAGCACCGCCGTGCCGAAGAGCAGGGCAACGTGGCGCGTCCTGATTCgccaacggcatttccgttggaatttttttttaaaaaaaaatcgaaaatgatcccaaaatttttaaaaaaaaaactatacacACACATGCTGATTTCACACACACTTGTACACACCTACGCATACACTTGtatagggctggcaattttctacacgacacgataatccgacacgaatccgcacgaaattattaggttggggtcaagtcttattggatctgtgtccttatcgggttgacccattaagaacccgataatttcgggttgggttcgggtcggatgcgggtcggatacgggtaacccattaagaaataatattattaattttattattatttaaaaatatatatattactttaatattttaatttcttataaattaggtttaaatagtataaaacgaattttaattgtgtaaattaggttaaaaattaaggtttaatcgtgtaatattaggttttaatcgtgtaatatcaggttcgggttgttatcgtgtcgtgtcaacccatattatatcgtgtcgataacgggttcgtgtcgggtgcgggtcgtgttcggatttgaaggtagcaggtcgggttcgtgttcggatttacagtttccttaacaggtcgggttcaggttaggccttattgggttgggtcattatcaggttgacccgataacgacccaatccgcacgatttgccagcctaCACTTGTACACACCTACACACACCtctgcacacacacacacacattcacacaactgcacacacatatacacacaacTGTACGGCTGCAGATacaaacacatacacatacctgcacacacacaaaacacacccttgcacacacacacttgCCCACACACGCACATACACAAATTGCATAGTTTCCTTGAATTCAACTTCATATCAATCATATTAATTTACCGAAcaaaggatttggaattgaattataatacaattctaattccaattcaattccatacAATTTTCATTCCAATTCCGTGTACTGAACGGACCCTCAAAGATTGATCGCAAAGGTGATTCAATTGGTCTCAATTGATGTGAAGCATTGAGCTTCCCCACTAATTCGCCTAATGAAGGACGCACAACCTCTTCCAGTCGCTGCATATTGATGGATAGTGTTTAGCCCGCCATGACATGAGCAGAATCGTCAAGGCTGATACCACATGGTAGAAAACCAGGATTGACGGAGTTAGGAACAACAAACGAGATCTTAGCAAAAATGTTTGTTCTACTTGAAGAACTCGGTGAAGAAGGAAATGAGAGATTATCCAAATTAATACATCTCATAGATGAGAAAATGAGATTTCTTTTTTCTGTTATTTAAGCATGAGATTTCTTTTTTCTGTTATTTAAGCGTTTGAATGTGTAAGCTCTTAATCCGAGTCAATTAGCTCGTTAATCACTCGATAATTGTCACTTATTCCTAAACGAAAGCTAACAGAATGTTGTTATTGATAACAATAAGTAACCGCTCCTCCTAGCTGTACAGAATGccttcaacatcaacatcattgACAACCGCAGCCAAGAAGAAGACTAAGAATTATTCATTCAGAAACAAAGATGATCAATTTACAGATAAACAAGATTACCTTGCACAACAAGCACTGTTCTTACACTCTCTTACATCTACACACCAAATGTTACTGATATCTTAGTTAGGTCCAAAGCGCAATCGAGTAAATCAACAAACATGGCGCCTACGAATCTACTGCATCATGATCATAGACAACCCCCTCTTCATGGGGGTCAGAAATTCACAAACTCAGATAGGGGAAACTAATGGTTTAGCATTCTATTAAGCAACAAATGTTCATCTGTATGAAAATGGGCTCCAACTCATCACCTTTAGTTGGACCACACATGAACAAGACCATGCCTATTTCCAGTGTAAATCTCATTGCGGTCTTCATCGTAGAAGAGGGCAGTGATATCTTCCAGGGCCTCAGTAACAGTGCTGATTCTAGAAGCTTGAATGCGCTTCCTTGAGTTGCACTTCTTCCCCCCACAACCTGCACTGCAGTTGCATTCGTTCATCGGAAGACTATTGCTCGCTTTTATTTTTGCCAAGCACTTTCCCGTTAAGATATTGCTGATGTTGATAGAACCCGCTGTCAACAAGAAATAAATGAGAAACAATACCAATGTAAGACCATTCCTTAAGAGATTTTCATATTAGCTTAGTtcctactccctctgtcccagcCTAAGTGAGACGTATTCGTTTTTTTGGTACGTCCCAATCTAAGTGAGACGTTTCATTTTTTGGCAATAATCAACTCACTACTCTCTCCTActatattctctcttactttattctctatcttttatttcttactttatcctctcttactttttctctctttctctttcttactttactctttctcttactttactattaataatttaattcaataaacATCACAACCTATATTCTAGTGCCAAAATAGAAATGTCTCGCTTAGgccgggacagagggagtattacattCAACAAAGATTAAACTAACCTGTTATGCTCAGTAAGGAAAAACTCATATTTGGGTCCTCTTAAATGATGGGACCGTAAAACTACATGAaccaaattttaaaaacaatattttgacATCGACAAAAGTGCTCAGATGAACATTAATATTAATACAAATGATAGTACATGGACCCATTTTCTTTAAATGTGTAGAAACTTTTTCTCTAGTAAAGCATAGACCATGTAATAGAGATAGAGAACTTAAACAATTATAATCAGAATGGATATGAGCATACCAATCCCATCAGATAATGGTTCATCAGAATCTGCTTTGCAATACGAAATGATGAGATCCTGATCGCTTGTAATATATATGTTGTTAGTGTTGCAATCAGGATGCCATAAAAGGTGATCCTCAAACGAGGTCACAAGTTCCCCTCTGAAGTTCCAGACAGCAACTGTTCGGTTTCTGAACGTCAGGAATAATTGGTTCTCGTACAGAAATATGAATGCGGAAGGGGTCATGAACTCGGTCCGGCTAACTTCTGTTATCTCAACATTGCGAACCTAAACAGACAGAAGTCAGATTTCAGAAAGAACAAGAACGTCACAATTGTAATATACAGACACTTACATCAACAATCTGGAGATTCTCATTCTCCTGCTTGACTAGAAGCTTTTCATTGAACTGTTCAATGAAATCAACCTTCTTGTTTCTATGAAGAAGATGGTTGAACGATTTTAAAACAGTCCCATCTTCAATTGAGAGAATCTTCAAAGGGACAGCGCCTTGGGTTTTTGTAAATATCAAAAGCATGATTCCTGGACTATTGTACAATACATatgcaaaaaaattaaacataCATAAAAATGCCACAAGGCAGAAAGTAGAAACAACATAAAAGAAAGAACTTTTACAACCTTTAATTGTTACAGAAAGTAATTCAGCATCCCCCCACCAATATAAGTTTTTTGAAATGAACATATACAAGAACATCTTACTTAGAAACTACTATAACATTACCTGATCTTAATCTCCTGAACATTTTTATCCGAAATTGAGTACAACATCGTGTAGTTTTTCAAGTCAAAAACCTTGTATATGCTGAAAGAAGTCAGTTGTAGCTATCAGAACAAGTGTCAATATATAAATGATGATCCACTTATCAGCTAAGAGTTACCTGTCTTGTGCGGAGTAGGTAAGAACCTTTCCATTAACATCATCAAACTCAACAAAACCAGGCCACTTCAATGACTCGGACTCGAAAAGAGGGAAGCCAGCATCAGGTTTGCCTCTTCGTATGTATCTAAATGATGGGGCATTAATGTGATGATAAGTAATGaaacaaaatgcaaataaaAAGATGCAGCAAGCAAATGGTGAGATGGAGTTACTCGATCCTTGTTGTTCTGCATTTTAAGGAACTAAAATTATCTGAAGCATAGACTGAAACAGTGATTAACGAATCATTATTTTTGTTGTAGAATAAGCTCCGAATGACTTCATCAGGACAAACATTCAAGAAGCATATCCTCTGGTTAGTCTCTGCATCAAATGGGTGAAATATATAAGCCCTTATAATAGCCAGGAGAATGGACAAGGAGCTTAAATTTCAGTTGTAAATGCACCTCGACTAAATGCTGCACAGACACCAGATTGGGCAAGTGCGAAGACAATATCACGGGCAGCAACTATCTCAATAATTTTTGACCTCTTCTTCAGAAATGGTAACGACAAAGAAGAATATCCCTTGGGATCATGAGTATCATACTCCTCCTGAACCAAAAGATCAAGGTTGGAATTAGTCCATGTACATAGGCAATATTCTATCCATTTATCGTCATGACAGTTGAAGACAAGTGAAACAACCAAATAAAGAGGTATATTGAGTTATTGCCTATAATGTGCTCAGATTGACACAATCACACAAACGTTATTACACATACATCAGATTTTTGGAATCAAAACTTAGCAGATAATGTTCAGGAAAGAAtgacaagaacttgctcaaccTATGCACCAATACTAGAGGattttcaaaagaaagaaataacCAAAAATGGCACGTGCCTGCATATTTGCACCACAATCAAATTTCTCAATAAACTAAATTATACTATATGAGAATAAAGCTTATGAACTTAAACAAAAAGATAGCAAATTGCTCATTCACTATGCCAAGATGTAACACTGCAAATAAAAGACAGCAAATTGCTCATTCACTATGGCATCAAAAATTGTATCTTCAACATGTCATATGCTCATGGATTGCACTATGTATCCTCTTGATTTTCTGACAAACTCGTACCAGTGTcaaatagatcatcaaaaatTGTATCTTCAACATGTCATATGCTCATGGGTTGTTGCATTATGTATCCTCTTGATCATTTTCACAACTTAGGTGCATAATTAGTTATGTAAGTAGGTTCACGAACATCGAACATTCAAGAACCATTGATTGCATAACATCTCAACGTGGAGGTTGACCAAAGAATCATAAACAATGTCATAACACACTACCACTATCTAATACTATGTCTCTCAGCCTCCTTTATAAGCCGTTGCATCTTAGCATCACAAAAGGCCAATAGCAATCTAGATAAAGATTGAAACATCTATCCATGTAAAACTATCATAGCAACTGAAAACACACTGGCATCTTCCGTTTAGACTTTTCTCCACACAAAAAGGTACACAACACCACCGCTCTGGTACACAGATCTACATACATAAACGCATACACATGGCAATTCAAGTGAGAAAGCATAAAAAGCCCTAATTTTTGTGTTATACGATTCAGAAAAGCTGAAATCATCACAGGCAATCTACAAACACTTGAATTAATCAAATGGCCCAAACCAAAGCCACAAAAGGTTGAAGCAAACATTATGAATTAAATCAAGTAAACCTGCAAGCGAATGTTGCGGAATCGCTCCTGAGCATCACTCATGCTAAAAGCACGGTCACGCTTCGAGGAAATCTCCCTTCTCTGCAGCTTCTTCACGCTGTTGACAAAGCCATCTAAACCGCCGCGCGGCCGCTTCTTCGCCACCACTCGCCGGCCACAGCATGGCCTGGGGCTCGCCGTTATTCTCCGTCCGTCCATTTTGGATTACTACACTAATACACACCCTTTTTACAAAGAAATCTAAACCCTAATGCACATCCGAGCTTGAATTGTAACAGCAAAGAAAGAAACCCTAAATCTCCGCCCGGACCCAGAAGAGATTAGCGCCAGAGGTCCGGAGCGAAATTGAAACGAAAACAAGAGAAGAAGAGATTCTCCTTTCCTTCAGAAGTGAGTATTTGAATTAATTGTCGCATTTACGCAGATTTGGATGTGTATgaacacactctctctctctatagcATTAATCATCAGGCGAAGACAATATGGGGAAGAAGAGTAAAGGTTTTGCTTAGCAAAAGAGGGGCCTCAAAATACAGAAATTTGTCGGATTTGTGAAGCGTTTCTATTTTCCATATAGACACCTGTGTagtatttatttagttttatttactactactactactaataataataataataataataataataataataataataataataataataataataataataataataataataataataataataataattactgTGTATTTTGATGTCATCtatctaggcatgcacaaggttCAAAAGTCGCCTGTTCcgaaataataatgataataattactGTGTATTTTGATGTCATCtatctaggcatgcacaaggttCAAAAACcgacggttcacggttcaacattttcatgaacctgaaccggcccgccaagggttccGGCGGTTCCGATTCCAGTTCAAAAAACAGGCAGTTCATGGGGCGGTTCAAAATCGGCGGTTTTTTTgctgaaaccgccggttccggaccGATTAGGcggttcagttttttttttcttctcgttttagtgtttatttcaacaagactacaagtcacaacttataagttaCAATTTACACTTAATGTTGGACTTGAGCATTTGGGTTGAAAGAGAGTGTATTAAatgattctcttttatagctacatgttcttggatgtgttgctctttctttcaatgtgggataaaactcCTTATTTATGTGATAGACCAGATCAGAGCCACGCCGATCGAGTTGGGGGCGAAGGATGTGAGGCGGTGGAGTCTGACTAGCCATGGCGAGTTCTCTGTGACCTCGCCTGGGAAAGCATCCGGACTAGATTGCTGAAGAGGGAGATTTTTGGGCTTATCTGGAACCAATGgttgacccctaccatctcggTGTTCATTTGGAGGTTGTTATTTGGTAGGTTGCCGGTGGATGAGAAGTTGCAGAGGAGGGGGATTGAGTTAGCGTCTAGATGTCAGTGTTGTCGGTCTCCTTCAGTCGAGTCTCTTAGTCATGTCTTTTTCTTGAGTCAGTCGGCTTTTTCTGCATGTGAGTATTTCGATGCCTGGTTTCCTTCCTCGCACACACCGATTCACACGAACACTAATATTGCACTTGGACTAGGTCACTGGCGGAAGTCCTCTTTCTAGAGGGCTCCTGCCTTAcatattagttttcttgttccatgtttgattgcttggtttctttggacggagaggaacggCTGCAAGCATGGCGGTCGTCCTTTTTGTCACtctcatgttatttggcagATCACTCACCACCTGCACGTGCTTGTCTTGGCCGGCAAGATCACCCCGACGCACTGGAGGGGATGCTCGCCGTCGGTTAATTTCATGCCTTTCTCCCCCAGACAGCGTGTTCTGCGGTCTCTCATGGTCCTATGGCATCCCCCTGATGCCCCTTGGGTGAAGCTAAACACTGGCGGTGCCTTCTCTACATCAACAATGGAGGCGAGGGAGGGAGGATTGGTTCGAGG
This region includes:
- the LOC121744393 gene encoding uncharacterized protein LOC121744393, whose amino-acid sequence is MDGRRITASPRPCCGRRVVAKKRPRGGLDGFVNSVKKLQRREISSKRDRAFSMSDAQERFRNIRLQEEYDTHDPKGYSSLSLPFLKKRSKIIEIVAARDIVFALAQSGVCAAFSRETNQRICFLNVCPDEVIRSLFYNKNNDSLITVSVYASDNFSSLKCRTTRIEYIRRGKPDAGFPLFESESLKWPGFVEFDDVNGKVLTYSAQDSIYKVFDLKNYTMLYSISDKNVQEIKISPGIMLLIFTKTQGAVPLKILSIEDGTVLKSFNHLLHRNKKVDFIEQFNEKLLVKQENENLQIVDVRNVEITEVSRTEFMTPSAFIFLYENQLFLTFRNRTVAVWNFRGELVTSFEDHLLWHPDCNTNNIYITSDQDLIISYCKADSDEPLSDGIAGSINISNILTGKCLAKIKASNSLPMNECNCSAGCGGKKCNSRKRIQASRISTVTEALEDITALFYDEDRNEIYTGNRHGLVHVWSN